One window of the Shewanella litorisediminis genome contains the following:
- a CDS encoding TonB-dependent receptor: MNQIHNRALKGAFYARKTLAAAAVGAALMLSAPAVAVDGSSIVKGQVVSADGAGLGGATITLRHKTKGLVYRVATNDKGEYLLRNVPVGEYDIEIHKDGYSDSKESGVRVEVGQALILDGQLYGAGDAAMERLAVTGSMIRRVDMASSTSGVTFTQDDLNQMPVNSGFESIALLAPGTAAPGGSSFRGASSFGGASSAENGYYFNGMNVTSIRTGLGSINLPWEAISQTQVMTGGVSPEFGGAMGGIVNAVSKSGDNEFKFGTQVRWEPDSLRANHDSIFDSAGNISTNTMQNGYDFRELQLWASGAIVQDKLFYYGLFNPRRDDSDWAGQTTAGQMEREEDRWFAKLDWYISENHSIGLSAMSNERTWDTGTFAYDWQTNEVGDQIGETAPGRDGGKVYSLNYNGYFTDSFSVSAVVGRTSENIDNVVASTNPSVYDYRTSTTLSQHTNSSVSEQEFIRDQARVDFNWDLDNHSLQFGVDYTRVLVDYTSAQNGIGDAQGWWGVKTAGNNSVSGAAPGEDYIERRVRTRYTDSEITSLAFYANDSWQVTDQLVLNLGLRYSGFENTVSDGRAYVSIDNQIAPRLQAIYDLHGDGSAKVYATYGRYFQPVSANMNITQGSSSIEWFEYFALDQVDGSGAPVLLPDGSPSRGDMLRDRYWRQRGITEPGLIASSSLKPMYSDEFTLGYQQELFDTMSGGVRFIYRDLGRSVEDTDVGPVLAKKLAELGIDDNVGQGSYYVLNNPGEDITMSYDFDGDGQVDNVTLTKDELQLPEAKRRYLAVELTLDGRVNDDLTINSSYTWSHSYGNTEGLVKTDNDQADPGWTTSYDYADLMDHGYGNLPNDHRHAFKVSGAYNITDSLVLGLVARTTSGRPQSYFSQHPEGVDSCAAGSPWEDCISRYYDHVSHYDENGNPSPRGSAGNLPWVTNVDLSLTYNTELFGGDLMLKGTVYNLLNADSATSVWEERTRYADTASGLELNPDYGMVTGRQEARYMSLIARYEF, translated from the coding sequence AGGCCTGGTGTACAGGGTAGCCACCAACGATAAGGGTGAATACCTGCTGCGTAACGTGCCCGTGGGCGAGTACGACATCGAAATCCACAAGGACGGCTACAGTGACTCCAAAGAGTCCGGCGTGCGGGTGGAGGTGGGGCAGGCGCTGATCCTCGACGGTCAGCTTTATGGCGCAGGTGATGCGGCCATGGAGCGTCTGGCAGTAACCGGCAGCATGATCCGCCGGGTGGATATGGCGTCTTCCACCTCGGGTGTCACCTTCACCCAGGATGATTTGAATCAGATGCCGGTGAACTCGGGCTTTGAAAGCATTGCCCTGCTGGCGCCGGGTACGGCTGCACCCGGTGGCTCGTCGTTCCGTGGTGCCTCAAGCTTCGGCGGTGCGTCATCTGCTGAGAACGGCTATTACTTCAACGGCATGAACGTCACCAGCATTCGCACCGGCCTGGGTTCCATCAACCTGCCGTGGGAAGCCATCAGCCAGACCCAGGTGATGACCGGCGGCGTGAGCCCCGAGTTTGGCGGCGCCATGGGCGGTATCGTCAATGCCGTGTCCAAGTCCGGTGACAATGAATTCAAGTTTGGTACCCAGGTACGCTGGGAGCCGGACAGCCTGCGCGCCAATCACGACTCGATTTTCGACAGTGCCGGCAATATTTCCACCAACACCATGCAAAACGGCTATGACTTCCGCGAGCTGCAACTGTGGGCGAGCGGTGCCATCGTGCAGGACAAGCTGTTCTACTATGGTCTGTTCAATCCCCGCCGCGATGACAGCGACTGGGCAGGGCAGACAACCGCAGGCCAAATGGAGCGCGAAGAAGACCGCTGGTTTGCCAAACTTGACTGGTATATCTCAGAAAACCACTCTATTGGCCTCTCGGCCATGAGCAACGAGCGTACCTGGGATACCGGCACCTTCGCCTACGACTGGCAAACCAACGAAGTGGGCGATCAGATTGGTGAAACCGCCCCCGGCCGCGACGGCGGCAAGGTATACAGCCTGAACTACAACGGCTACTTCACCGACAGCTTCTCGGTGTCTGCCGTGGTGGGCCGTACCTCTGAGAACATTGATAACGTGGTGGCCTCAACCAACCCGTCGGTATACGACTACCGCACCAGCACCACCCTCAGCCAGCACACCAACTCGTCGGTGTCTGAGCAGGAGTTTATCCGCGATCAGGCTCGGGTGGACTTTAACTGGGATCTGGATAACCACTCGCTGCAGTTTGGTGTGGATTACACCCGGGTGCTGGTGGACTACACCTCGGCCCAGAACGGCATTGGTGATGCCCAGGGCTGGTGGGGGGTGAAGACCGCCGGTAACAACAGTGTCTCTGGCGCCGCGCCGGGGGAAGATTATATCGAGCGCCGTGTCCGTACCCGTTACACCGACTCTGAAATCACCTCACTGGCGTTTTATGCCAATGATTCCTGGCAGGTGACTGACCAGCTGGTGCTGAATCTCGGTCTGCGTTACAGCGGCTTTGAAAACACGGTATCCGATGGCCGTGCCTACGTGTCCATCGACAACCAGATTGCGCCGCGCCTACAGGCCATTTACGACCTGCACGGCGATGGCTCTGCCAAGGTGTACGCCACCTATGGTCGCTACTTTCAGCCGGTGTCGGCCAACATGAACATCACCCAGGGCTCGTCCTCCATTGAGTGGTTTGAGTATTTCGCCCTTGATCAGGTGGATGGCAGCGGCGCTCCTGTACTCTTGCCTGACGGCTCGCCGAGCCGCGGCGATATGCTGCGTGACCGCTACTGGCGTCAGCGTGGTATCACTGAGCCTGGCCTGATTGCTTCGAGCAGCTTAAAGCCCATGTACAGCGACGAGTTTACCCTGGGCTATCAGCAGGAGCTGTTCGATACCATGAGCGGCGGCGTGCGCTTTATCTACCGCGACCTTGGCCGCAGTGTGGAAGACACAGACGTCGGCCCTGTGCTGGCGAAGAAGCTGGCCGAGCTGGGTATCGACGATAACGTCGGGCAGGGCTCGTATTACGTGCTCAATAACCCCGGTGAAGACATCACCATGTCCTACGACTTCGATGGCGATGGTCAGGTCGACAATGTCACTCTCACTAAGGATGAGCTGCAATTGCCCGAGGCCAAGCGCCGCTATCTGGCGGTGGAGCTGACCCTGGATGGGCGTGTAAATGATGACCTGACCATCAACAGCTCTTACACCTGGTCACACAGCTACGGCAATACCGAAGGCCTGGTGAAGACCGACAACGATCAGGCCGATCCGGGCTGGACCACCTCCTACGACTATGCCGATCTGATGGACCATGGCTATGGTAATCTGCCGAACGATCACCGCCACGCGTTCAAGGTAAGTGGTGCTTACAACATCACCGACAGCCTGGTGCTGGGGCTGGTGGCGCGCACCACCTCGGGCCGTCCGCAGAGCTACTTCTCCCAGCACCCAGAGGGCGTGGACAGCTGCGCCGCAGGCAGCCCATGGGAAGACTGTATCAGCCGTTACTACGACCATGTGTCGCACTATGATGAGAACGGCAACCCATCACCCCGCGGCAGCGCAGGCAATCTGCCCTGGGTGACCAATGTGGATCTGTCGCTGACCTACAACACAGAGCTGTTTGGCGGTGACCTGATGCTCAAGGGCACAGTGTACAACCTGCTCAATGCCGACAGCGCCACTTCGGTGTGGGAAGAGCGTACCCGCTACGCCGATACCGCCTCGGGCCTGGAGCTGAATCCGGACTACGGCATGGTGACCGGCCGTCAGGAAGCGCGCTACATGTCGCTGATTGCTCGCTACGAGTTCTGA